Proteins co-encoded in one Methanocalculus natronophilus genomic window:
- a CDS encoding zinc dependent phospholipase C family protein — translation KLHDEKTKEFLTSMVKYVKTHYSKSLHAFLMGYILHYTLDVKIHPYVYHHVGVFDKNDPKTYNQRGLHLKFERRMDKCLIEKDHGIK, via the coding sequence AAATTACACGATGAAAAAACAAAAGAGTTTTTAACAAGTATGGTTAAATACGTAAAGACGCATTACTCTAAAAGTTTGCATGCCTTTTTAATGGGTTATATTTTGCACTATACTTTAGATGTGAAGATTCATCCTTATGTGTATCACCATGTCGGGGTATTTGATAAAAATGACCCAAAAACCTATAATCAAAGAGGGCTTCATTTAAAGTTTGAAAGACGGATGGATAAATGTTTGATTGAAAAAGATCATGGCATAAAAG